One Serpentinicella alkaliphila DNA segment encodes these proteins:
- a CDS encoding amidase domain-containing protein, which translates to MIVIISKKKFTYAIIIILVIIVIFAGLMSYLHRPTSMSSFTELDEGLQKFLDAKINEIFEFRNSVLLKADTEGLDELYIRTEQKSLWAYEHEIKKMKYLHKWSEKQGVQFHDINSHIIIRSAQAKNEGYTLNLLVSTEYIYKYEDSRDTNSFRIGTYHSIDLMPHEEEGWIISKEWYTDPFADSLELDDIKSNKIKETIHSGTPKDLSNLNERRVKAVEYVDMYSGAASLPKYGFKYNSKYRNYNSLGGDCANFASQMLYEGAQFKKNRTWNYERGAGSKSWINAHGFNDYMLNSGRGSVIARGAYAEVLESTYKLIPGDYVAYEKQGKVTHISVVTSADSKGYALVNSHNSDRHRVPWDLGWSNKGIRFILVRVNY; encoded by the coding sequence ATGATTGTAATAATTTCTAAAAAAAAATTCACTTATGCAATAATAATTATACTAGTTATAATTGTCATATTCGCAGGATTAATGTCCTATCTACATAGGCCTACCTCTATGTCATCATTTACTGAGTTAGATGAAGGGTTACAAAAGTTTTTAGATGCTAAAATAAATGAGATTTTTGAATTTAGAAATAGTGTCTTATTAAAAGCTGATACTGAAGGATTAGACGAATTATATATTAGGACAGAACAAAAAAGCTTATGGGCATATGAGCACGAAATAAAAAAAATGAAGTATTTACATAAATGGTCAGAAAAACAAGGTGTACAATTTCATGATATAAACTCTCATATTATAATAAGATCTGCTCAAGCGAAAAATGAAGGCTACACCCTTAATCTGCTTGTTTCAACGGAATATATATATAAATATGAAGACTCTCGTGATACTAATTCCTTTAGAATTGGTACTTATCATTCTATTGACTTAATGCCCCATGAGGAAGAAGGTTGGATTATTAGTAAAGAATGGTATACGGACCCATTTGCTGATTCCTTGGAATTAGATGATATAAAAAGTAACAAAATTAAAGAAACTATCCATTCAGGGACGCCCAAAGATCTTTCCAACCTTAATGAAAGAAGGGTAAAAGCTGTGGAGTACGTAGATATGTATAGTGGAGCCGCAAGTCTTCCTAAGTATGGATTTAAATATAATTCTAAATATAGAAATTATAATAGTCTTGGTGGTGACTGTGCAAATTTTGCATCACAAATGCTATATGAGGGGGCGCAGTTTAAGAAAAATCGAACTTGGAATTATGAAAGAGGGGCCGGGAGTAAGTCATGGATAAATGCCCATGGTTTTAATGACTATATGTTAAATAGCGGAAGAGGATCTGTAATTGCCCGTGGAGCCTATGCGGAGGTACTAGAGAGCACATATAAATTAATACCAGGTGATTATGTTGCTTACGAAAAACAAGGGAAGGTAACCCATATATCTGTTGTAACCTCAGCTGATTCAAAGGGCTATGCCCTGGTAAACTCTCATAACTCTGACAGACATAGGGTTCCATGGGATTTGGGCTGGAGTAATAAGGGTATAAGATTCATTTTAGTGAGAGTAAACTATTAG
- a CDS encoding CPBP family intramembrane glutamic endopeptidase, with amino-acid sequence MMMKKLRAIGTSFLFMGIYLSFQLIYLTVVSFMFGIKYGGLEQEIFTENLDRMLSTNTLLAIIFSAFFSILLYYRLCNNRKKNFIECCTFERISLKDICISALGGFTFLFINGYIVGLIRYLGILTNYMDSFQEFSNSIYSANIALLIISVGVVGPIIEEIIFRGLIFNELKANMPTRTVVIVQAVLFGIFHMRAIQMIYATLLGLFLGVVFVKTKTILAPIILHITYNITSVMVSNYGSDTIFGQYFNYIVVLSFIIVAVILLYLFKNKSNSIKDELIL; translated from the coding sequence ATGATGATGAAAAAACTTAGGGCTATAGGAACAAGCTTTTTATTTATGGGTATTTATCTATCCTTTCAACTAATTTATCTTACTGTCGTTAGTTTTATGTTTGGTATAAAGTATGGTGGATTAGAACAAGAGATATTCACAGAAAACTTAGATCGGATGCTGTCCACAAATACTTTATTAGCCATAATATTTTCAGCATTTTTTTCAATATTATTGTATTATCGATTGTGCAATAACAGAAAGAAAAACTTTATTGAATGTTGTACCTTTGAAAGAATAAGCTTGAAAGATATATGCATATCTGCCTTAGGTGGGTTTACTTTTTTATTTATAAATGGATATATTGTAGGCCTAATAAGATATTTAGGTATTTTAACTAATTATATGGATTCCTTTCAGGAATTTTCTAATAGTATATACTCTGCTAATATAGCACTACTTATAATCAGTGTAGGTGTAGTAGGACCAATAATAGAAGAAATAATATTTAGGGGATTGATTTTTAATGAGCTAAAAGCAAATATGCCCACTAGAACCGTAGTAATAGTACAGGCGGTTTTATTCGGCATATTTCATATGAGAGCTATACAAATGATATACGCTACGTTATTAGGACTATTTTTAGGTGTAGTATTTGTAAAAACTAAAACTATTTTGGCCCCAATTATTTTGCATATAACCTACAATATAACGAGCGTAATGGTAAGCAACTATGGAAGTGATACAATTTTTGGACAATACTTTAATTATATAGTTGTACTTAGTTTCATTATAGTAGCTGTAATATTACTATATTTATTTAAAAATAAATCAAATAGCATTAAGGATGAGCTAATACTTTAA
- a CDS encoding ABC transporter permease → MMKTTIEKQTTTVIQPNAPKKHKKRSQWAEVWRSLRRNKMAMFGLAVLLIIVFTAIFADQLAPYSYRDQNLRNINQPPNSQHILGTDDLGRDMLSRVIHGSRISLQVGLVAVGISIILGGSLGALAGYYGGKLDNAIMRFMDIFLAIPQILLAIAIVSAFGGGLIKVMIAVGISSVPTYARIVRASVITIKEQEFIEAARAIGANDFRIITKHIIPNSMAPIIVQGTLGVAGAILSAAGLSFIGLGITPPTPEWGAMLSSGRNLIRTAPHVATFPGLAIMITIFALNLLGDGLRDALDPRLKQ, encoded by the coding sequence ATGATGAAAACTACAATTGAAAAACAAACTACTACAGTCATTCAACCTAATGCCCCTAAAAAACATAAAAAAAGAAGCCAATGGGCAGAGGTTTGGAGAAGTTTAAGAAGAAATAAAATGGCTATGTTTGGATTAGCAGTATTATTAATTATTGTATTTACAGCGATCTTTGCTGACCAACTAGCACCATATAGCTACAGAGATCAAAACTTAAGAAATATTAATCAACCACCAAATAGTCAACATATTTTAGGTACTGACGACTTAGGTCGAGATATGTTAAGTAGAGTTATTCATGGTTCCCGTATATCTTTACAAGTAGGTTTAGTTGCTGTAGGCATATCAATTATCCTTGGGGGCTCTTTAGGAGCTTTAGCTGGTTACTATGGTGGAAAATTAGATAATGCTATTATGAGATTTATGGATATATTTCTAGCCATTCCGCAGATTTTACTTGCTATTGCAATAGTAAGTGCCTTTGGTGGGGGGCTAATAAAGGTAATGATTGCTGTTGGTATAAGCTCCGTTCCAACATATGCTAGGATTGTTAGGGCTTCTGTTATTACTATAAAGGAACAAGAATTTATTGAGGCAGCAAGAGCTATTGGAGCAAATGATTTTAGAATTATAACAAAACATATCATCCCTAACTCAATGGCACCAATAATTGTACAGGGTACCTTAGGGGTTGCAGGGGCAATTCTTTCTGCCGCTGGGCTAAGCTTCATTGGATTAGGAATTACACCACCTACTCCTGAATGGGGAGCTATGTTGTCAAGTGGTAGAAACTTAATTAGAACTGCACCACACGTTGCTACGTTTCCTGGTCTTGCAATTATGATTACAATATTTGCATTGAACCTTTTAGGTGACGGTCTAAGGGATGCATTGGACCCACGACTTAAACAATAA
- a CDS encoding aldo/keto reductase: MIQRTLGKTNFDIGVIGFGGIPIQRLPEDKAVSIVKLALEKGVNFIDSARAYGDSERLIGLALKGHNKKCFIATKSMSRTYDAMKKDLEISLKNFDCGVIDLYQFHLVKTKGQLDQIMGPDGAYRALKEAQEQGLVKEIGITSHDFDLINYALDTDYFSTIQFPYNIVESQGEALFKKAAKKNIGVIIMKPMAGGALDNGNLAIRYILENPNISVVIPGMDEEKQVEENLNAGINYIPLSEDEKDAIDKIKRELGTKFCRRCGYCLPCPQGIDIPAAFLMEGYFTRYDLTEWAQSRYDALPHKASECIECGACEPRCPYNLQIRDMLKDVALKLEKR; the protein is encoded by the coding sequence ATGATTCAAAGAACTTTAGGAAAAACAAATTTTGATATAGGTGTAATAGGTTTCGGTGGCATTCCGATTCAAAGACTTCCAGAGGATAAGGCTGTTTCAATAGTAAAACTGGCACTTGAAAAGGGTGTTAATTTTATTGATAGTGCTAGGGCCTATGGAGATAGTGAGAGACTAATTGGACTAGCTTTAAAGGGCCATAATAAAAAATGCTTTATTGCTACTAAATCTATGTCTAGAACTTATGATGCTATGAAAAAAGACCTAGAAATCAGTCTAAAAAATTTTGACTGTGGTGTTATAGATTTGTATCAATTTCACTTAGTAAAGACTAAGGGGCAATTAGATCAAATAATGGGACCAGACGGGGCTTATAGAGCATTAAAGGAAGCACAAGAGCAAGGCCTTGTAAAGGAAATTGGCATAACAAGTCATGACTTCGACTTAATTAATTATGCCCTTGATACTGATTATTTTTCAACTATTCAATTTCCATATAATATAGTTGAAAGTCAGGGGGAGGCTTTATTTAAAAAGGCAGCAAAAAAGAATATTGGCGTTATAATTATGAAACCAATGGCTGGTGGAGCCCTAGATAATGGAAATTTAGCTATTAGATACATACTTGAAAATCCAAATATCTCAGTAGTAATTCCTGGTATGGATGAAGAAAAGCAAGTAGAGGAAAATCTAAATGCTGGAATTAACTACATTCCATTATCTGAGGATGAGAAAGATGCTATAGATAAAATTAAAAGAGAGTTAGGAACAAAATTCTGCAGACGATGTGGATATTGTCTACCATGTCCTCAAGGAATAGATATACCAGCTGCATTTTTAATGGAGGGGTATTTCACGAGATACGATTTAACAGAATGGGCACAATCAAGATATGACGCCTTACCTCATAAGGCTTCTGAATGTATAGAATGTGGTGCCTGTGAGCCTCGATGTCCATATAATCTGCAAATAAGAGACATGTTAAAGGACGTTGCATTAAAACTAGAGAAAAGATAG
- a CDS encoding ABC transporter ATP-binding protein: MSEVILDIRNLRVEYKTQDGSVKAVENLSFNLRKGETLGLVGETGAGKTTTALSIMQLVPNPPGKILEGQILFNGEDLLLKRTEEMRKIRGNKISMIFQDPMTSLNPVMPVGFQITESIALHQKLNKKEAAIKAEEMLDLVGIPKARAGEFPHQFSGGMRQRVGIAMALSCNPELLISDEPTTALDVTIQAQVLELMKKLKEQFKTSMLLITHDLGVVAEVCDKVAIMYAGKVVEFADVNALFTEPKHPYTKGLFGSIPSLDEEVDRLNPIRGTMPDPTNLPTGCTFHPRCPHTQEICKTREPDIVELEDGTKISCLIYQGLVATGK, from the coding sequence GTGTCAGAGGTAATTTTAGATATAAGGAATCTTAGAGTTGAATATAAAACTCAGGATGGTTCTGTAAAAGCAGTAGAAAACCTTTCTTTTAACCTAAGAAAAGGTGAAACCTTAGGATTAGTAGGGGAGACAGGAGCTGGTAAAACTACAACAGCTCTATCAATTATGCAGTTAGTACCGAATCCTCCTGGAAAAATATTAGAAGGACAAATATTATTTAATGGAGAAGATTTGCTTCTTAAAAGAACTGAAGAAATGAGAAAAATTAGAGGTAATAAAATATCTATGATATTCCAAGACCCTATGACATCTCTTAATCCTGTAATGCCAGTAGGCTTTCAAATTACAGAATCCATTGCACTTCATCAAAAGCTAAATAAAAAGGAAGCTGCTATAAAAGCTGAAGAAATGCTAGATTTAGTTGGTATTCCAAAGGCAAGAGCTGGAGAGTTCCCACATCAATTTAGTGGTGGTATGAGACAAAGGGTTGGTATTGCCATGGCCCTATCATGTAACCCTGAGTTACTAATATCCGATGAGCCTACTACAGCCTTGGACGTTACAATTCAAGCGCAGGTTCTCGAACTTATGAAAAAGTTAAAGGAGCAATTCAAAACTTCAATGCTTCTAATAACACATGACTTAGGTGTAGTGGCTGAGGTGTGTGATAAGGTTGCAATTATGTACGCAGGGAAAGTTGTTGAATTTGCAGATGTTAATGCACTTTTCACTGAGCCAAAGCATCCATATACTAAGGGACTATTTGGTTCTATTCCAAGTTTAGATGAAGAGGTAGATAGGCTAAATCCTATTAGAGGTACAATGCCAGACCCTACTAATCTTCCTACTGGATGTACATTCCATCCTAGATGCCCTCATACTCAAGAGATTTGTAAAACTAGGGAGCCAGATATAGTTGAACTTGAAGATGGTACTAAAATCTCATGTTTAATATATCAAGGGCTTGTAGCTACTGGAAAATAG
- a CDS encoding ABC transporter ATP-binding protein: MKETLLKVNNLKKYFPTKKGLLHAVDGVNFEIKKGETLGIVGESGCGKSTTGRVVLRLIEATDGEILFEGKDIRKYSERQMRDARKEMQIVFQDPFASLNPRLSLSEIIGEPFEIFNMYKPKEREEKVVELMELVGLSERLVNTYPHELDGGRRQRVGVARALALNPKFIVCDEPVSALDVSIQAQILNLMQDLQEKLGLTYMFISHDLSVVKHISDRIAVMYLGKVVEITTSKQIFQNPLHPYTQALLSAIPIPKIGQKRNRIILEGDVPSPINPPNGCRFAGRCPYVMDKCFGLEPELIDVGGDHSVACHLVNK, encoded by the coding sequence ATGAAGGAAACTTTATTAAAAGTAAATAATCTAAAAAAATATTTCCCAACTAAGAAAGGGTTATTACATGCGGTTGATGGTGTAAACTTTGAAATTAAGAAAGGTGAAACCCTAGGTATAGTTGGGGAAAGTGGTTGTGGTAAGTCTACTACGGGTAGAGTAGTGTTAAGATTAATTGAAGCAACTGATGGTGAAATATTATTTGAAGGAAAAGACATTAGAAAATATAGCGAAAGACAAATGAGAGATGCTAGAAAAGAAATGCAAATTGTGTTTCAGGATCCATTTGCTTCACTAAATCCAAGACTAAGTCTTTCAGAAATAATTGGTGAGCCTTTTGAAATATTCAATATGTATAAACCAAAGGAAAGAGAAGAAAAAGTTGTAGAGTTAATGGAATTAGTTGGGCTAAGTGAAAGACTAGTGAACACATATCCCCATGAGTTAGATGGGGGAAGAAGACAAAGAGTTGGAGTTGCAAGAGCATTAGCTTTAAATCCAAAGTTTATTGTTTGTGATGAACCAGTTTCTGCTTTAGACGTTTCTATTCAGGCACAAATATTAAATTTAATGCAGGACTTACAAGAAAAGCTTGGCTTAACATATATGTTTATTTCTCATGACTTAAGTGTTGTTAAGCATATAAGTGATAGAATTGCAGTAATGTATTTAGGAAAAGTTGTAGAGATAACTACATCTAAGCAAATATTCCAGAACCCACTACATCCATATACACAAGCACTATTATCTGCTATACCAATTCCTAAAATTGGACAGAAAAGGAATAGAATTATACTTGAAGGAGATGTTCCAAGCCCTATAAACCCACCAAATGGCTGTAGGTTTGCAGGAAGATGTCCATATGTAATGGATAAATGCTTTGGACTTGAACCAGAGTTAATAGATGTAGGCGGAGATCACTCAGTAGCTTGTCATTTAGTTAATAAATAG
- the rluF gene encoding 23S rRNA pseudouridine(2604) synthase RluF, which produces MRINKYISETGFCSRREADKLIEAKRVKINGGIAEVGSIVEIGDTVYIDNNKTGKKKKAIYIALNKPVGITSTTEKHIEGNIVDFVNHPERIFPIGRLDKDSEGLILLTNNGDIVNKILRAENNHEKEYIVTVNKKITESFIEGMAKGVNILGTKTKPCKVTAISDRVFKIILTQGLNRQIRRMCQKFDYRVVKLKRIRIMNIHLGDLRIGKWRNLTSGELSELMKNIDY; this is translated from the coding sequence ATGAGGATTAATAAATATATTAGTGAAACAGGGTTCTGCTCAAGAAGAGAAGCAGATAAGTTAATTGAAGCTAAAAGAGTTAAAATAAACGGGGGTATAGCAGAAGTAGGTAGTATTGTAGAGATTGGGGATACAGTATACATAGATAATAATAAAACTGGTAAAAAGAAAAAAGCTATATATATAGCCCTTAATAAACCAGTAGGAATAACTTCAACTACTGAAAAACATATTGAAGGTAATATAGTAGACTTCGTTAATCACCCAGAGAGAATATTCCCAATTGGTAGGTTAGACAAGGATTCTGAGGGCTTAATATTACTGACTAATAATGGGGATATAGTAAATAAAATTTTAAGGGCAGAAAATAACCATGAGAAAGAATACATAGTAACAGTAAATAAAAAAATAACTGAATCCTTTATTGAGGGTATGGCTAAGGGTGTTAACATTTTAGGTACTAAAACAAAACCCTGCAAAGTCACTGCCATAAGTGATCGCGTTTTCAAAATTATCCTAACACAAGGGCTAAATAGACAGATTAGGAGAATGTGCCAAAAATTTGATTACAGGGTTGTAAAGCTTAAACGAATTAGGATAATGAATATACATTTAGGCGACCTTAGAATAGGTAAATGGAGAAATCTAACAAGTGGTGAATTAAGTGAGCTAATGAAAAATATCGACTATTAA
- a CDS encoding ABC transporter ATP-binding protein: MKKLIFYLKPYIKLVILAPLLMLFEVSAELIQPLLMASIVDYGIKTGDIVFIMRTGAIMIGVVIIGALGGVGSTICASFVSQNYGADLRMDLFKNIQAFSFTNIDSFKSSSLITRLTNDVVLLQNVIQSSLRIVLRAPIFIIGGLAIAFRINARLALIMVLIVPVIGLVSVIVMRKAFPMFKKVQRGLDKVNSVIQENLAGVKVVKAFMRMEFEKKRFNKSNEELMDSMIQATRLAAIILPLMILLMNLSIVAVVWFGGVQVNLGNMQVGEVLAFINYMTQILFSLMMVAFMLMFASRAKASVDRVIEVLETEPSINDNKLYTNEKLIIHGNICFKNVYFKYENKEVLTNINLNIKSGETLGIIGSTGTGKTTLVNLIARFYDVTSGEILIDGNNVKNIPLKQLRENISMVLQEPILFSGTIVENILWGRENASMDEVIYSTKMAQAHDFIEKFTEGYNTVLGQRGVNLSGGQKQRISIARALLKKPKILVLDDSTSAVDMITEVKILNALKEQLSDVTKIIIAQRISSIIEADKIVVLEQGSIVSIGSHKELVEHSAIYKEIYNSQIGEAVN; encoded by the coding sequence ATGAAAAAGTTGATTTTTTACTTAAAACCATATATAAAATTAGTAATATTAGCTCCGCTGCTTATGTTATTTGAAGTTTCAGCTGAATTAATACAGCCTCTACTCATGGCATCTATAGTTGACTATGGAATTAAAACTGGAGACATTGTATTCATTATGCGTACTGGAGCAATTATGATTGGAGTTGTAATAATCGGAGCTTTAGGTGGGGTGGGAAGCACTATTTGCGCCAGTTTTGTTTCACAAAATTATGGTGCTGATTTAAGGATGGATTTATTTAAAAATATACAGGCATTTTCATTTACCAATATTGATAGCTTTAAATCATCATCACTGATTACGAGATTGACTAATGATGTAGTGTTATTGCAAAATGTAATTCAGTCATCCCTCAGAATAGTACTTAGGGCACCAATATTTATAATAGGTGGATTGGCTATTGCTTTTAGAATAAATGCAAGGTTAGCATTAATTATGGTCCTCATAGTACCTGTTATTGGATTAGTTTCAGTAATTGTTATGAGAAAGGCTTTTCCAATGTTTAAAAAGGTCCAACGAGGACTAGATAAAGTAAATAGCGTAATTCAAGAAAACTTAGCTGGAGTTAAAGTGGTAAAGGCTTTTATGCGTATGGAATTTGAAAAGAAAAGATTCAATAAATCAAATGAAGAATTGATGGATAGCATGATACAAGCAACAAGATTAGCTGCAATAATTTTACCACTTATGATACTACTTATGAATTTAAGTATAGTGGCAGTGGTATGGTTCGGAGGGGTACAAGTAAATTTAGGAAATATGCAGGTTGGAGAAGTACTGGCATTTATAAATTATATGACACAAATACTATTTTCTTTAATGATGGTGGCTTTTATGCTTATGTTTGCATCTAGGGCAAAGGCTTCTGTTGACAGGGTGATAGAGGTATTAGAAACCGAACCAAGTATCAACGATAATAAATTATATACTAATGAAAAACTTATAATTCATGGCAACATATGCTTCAAAAATGTGTACTTTAAATATGAAAATAAAGAGGTTTTGACTAATATTAATCTAAATATTAAATCTGGAGAAACCCTAGGAATAATTGGATCAACTGGGACTGGAAAGACTACATTAGTTAATCTAATAGCTCGGTTCTATGATGTAACCAGTGGTGAGATTCTGATAGATGGTAATAATGTGAAAAACATTCCATTAAAACAACTGCGGGAAAATATAAGTATGGTATTGCAGGAACCAATTTTGTTTTCAGGAACTATAGTGGAGAATATTCTTTGGGGTAGAGAAAATGCTAGTATGGATGAAGTTATATATTCGACAAAGATGGCTCAAGCCCATGATTTTATTGAAAAGTTCACTGAAGGATATAACACAGTTTTAGGCCAACGAGGAGTGAATTTATCTGGAGGGCAAAAACAAAGGATTTCCATTGCTAGAGCATTACTTAAAAAACCGAAAATTCTAGTTTTAGATGATAGTACCAGCGCAGTTGATATGATTACGGAAGTGAAAATTCTAAATGCACTTAAAGAGCAACTTTCAGATGTAACTAAAATTATAATTGCTCAAAGAATAAGTTCCATAATAGAAGCGGATAAAATCGTTGTTTTAGAACAGGGAAGCATAGTGAGTATTGGTAGTCATAAAGAACTAGTTGAGCATTCAGCAATCTATAAAGAAATATACAACTCACAAATAGGGGAGGCTGTTAATTGA
- a CDS encoding CvfB family protein, protein MIEIGKIQKLEILRMTSVGAFLNSKEDSDGDDILLPNNQIDSDLEVGDEVEVFVYRDSEDRLIATVNKPKLTLGQLAYLKVVDVTKIGAFMDWGLEKDLLLPFNEQTVRVRVGKEYLVALYLDKSQRLCATMDIYKYLQEDAPYKEDARVRGIVYKVNEDVGVFVAVDNTYYGLIPKSEVFRDYKVGERIEARVVRAREDGKLDLSMREKAYLQMDEDSKLILEKLENNNGILYLNDKSDANAIKLELNMSKNAFKRAVGRLLKEGKIKFIDNGIELLD, encoded by the coding sequence ATGATAGAAATAGGAAAAATTCAAAAGCTAGAAATATTAAGAATGACTTCAGTCGGAGCGTTTTTAAACTCTAAAGAAGATTCAGATGGCGACGATATACTTTTACCAAACAATCAGATTGATAGCGATTTAGAGGTTGGAGATGAAGTAGAGGTTTTCGTTTATAGGGACTCAGAGGATAGATTAATTGCTACTGTAAATAAGCCTAAGCTAACCTTAGGTCAATTAGCTTATTTAAAAGTTGTGGATGTAACAAAAATAGGTGCTTTTATGGACTGGGGCTTAGAAAAGGATTTACTGCTACCATTTAACGAGCAAACTGTTCGTGTAAGAGTAGGTAAGGAGTATTTAGTTGCGCTTTATTTGGATAAAAGTCAAAGATTATGTGCAACTATGGATATATATAAATATTTACAGGAAGACGCACCATACAAAGAAGATGCTAGGGTTAGAGGTATAGTATATAAAGTAAATGAAGATGTGGGTGTCTTTGTGGCTGTAGATAATACATATTATGGTCTAATTCCAAAAAGTGAAGTATTTAGGGATTATAAAGTTGGAGAAAGAATCGAAGCTAGGGTAGTAAGGGCTAGGGAAGATGGAAAACTAGATTTAAGTATGAGAGAAAAGGCTTATCTACAAATGGATGAAGACTCCAAACTAATTTTAGAAAAGCTTGAAAATAATAATGGAATACTATATTTAAATGATAAAAGTGATGCCAATGCAATTAAATTAGAATTAAATATGAGTAAAAATGCTTTTAAAAGAGCAGTTGGTAGACTACTTAAAGAAGGAAAGATTAAATTTATAGATAATGGTATTGAATTATTAGATTAG